From Amycolatopsis sp. cg9, one genomic window encodes:
- a CDS encoding LamG-like jellyroll fold domain-containing protein encodes MTDTSRRTFLLGAPAVAAAATLPGVLGAPAAEARGAHRPDPEDPRFTLVVMPDTQYLFDEDRGDAAPLDASLRYVLDESDDNVVFLAHLGDLTQNGRADEFARISKSFQVLDRRRFPYSTLAGNHDIDGSKDDQRGPSPYLDAFGPQRQRTSPTFRGASKDGYNTFHIFRGGGRDWLLLALDWRPSAGGLNWAKQVLAQHPTLPAILTIHELVWADDDAQAQFSTFGELVWKELVDGNDQIFLTLNGHYWPTGRTVRKNAAGHDVHVHIANYQDRYYGGSAMVRLYQFDLARGVIDVRTFSPWLAAQDHLSEMQQVEVERSGTADYFSLEIDFAERFKGFAPVPVPPGRPAKQLLVPGTVAYWRFEGGVDGKPVPADVVVRDQTGHGNDLTRVTAPGSGPDQLKYSSQFSPRQPSRASLNFDGGRDPSRGAYLRTVDRAPMNKLKFERGYTVEAFFRLPADFKDGHHGWCGLFARQGSGAAAGKTGDDPKESAATLSLSDGGELQWAVYPLNQDRTATNWGHELAVEKWWHVAVVNDGRRTIVYVDGCPVVRNPSTPAIGLADPGGSWLVGASSYDGKVDRSFAGLLGDVRVVDRPLNPREFMLG; translated from the coding sequence GTGACTGACACTTCTCGCCGGACCTTCCTCCTCGGCGCCCCGGCCGTCGCCGCCGCGGCGACCCTGCCGGGCGTCCTCGGCGCACCGGCCGCCGAAGCTCGGGGCGCGCACCGCCCGGACCCGGAGGACCCGCGCTTCACGCTCGTGGTCATGCCGGACACGCAGTACCTGTTCGACGAGGACCGCGGCGACGCGGCCCCGCTGGACGCGTCGCTGCGGTACGTCCTCGACGAGTCGGATGACAACGTTGTCTTCCTCGCTCACCTCGGAGACCTCACCCAGAACGGCCGCGCCGACGAATTTGCACGGATCAGCAAGTCGTTCCAGGTGCTCGACCGCCGCCGGTTCCCGTACAGCACGCTCGCGGGCAACCACGACATCGACGGCTCGAAGGACGACCAGCGCGGCCCGTCGCCGTACCTGGACGCGTTCGGCCCGCAGCGCCAGCGCACCTCCCCGACGTTCCGCGGTGCCTCGAAAGACGGCTACAACACGTTCCACATCTTCCGCGGCGGTGGCCGCGACTGGCTGCTGCTCGCCCTGGACTGGCGGCCGTCGGCGGGCGGCTTGAACTGGGCCAAGCAGGTCCTCGCGCAGCACCCGACGTTGCCCGCGATCCTCACCATCCACGAGCTGGTCTGGGCCGACGACGACGCACAGGCGCAGTTCTCCACCTTCGGCGAGCTGGTCTGGAAGGAGCTCGTCGACGGCAACGACCAGATCTTCCTGACGCTGAACGGCCACTACTGGCCGACCGGGCGCACGGTCCGCAAGAACGCCGCCGGCCACGACGTCCACGTCCACATCGCCAACTACCAGGACCGCTACTACGGCGGCAGCGCCATGGTCCGGCTCTACCAGTTCGACCTCGCGCGCGGCGTGATCGACGTCCGGACGTTCTCGCCGTGGCTCGCCGCGCAGGACCACCTCAGCGAGATGCAGCAGGTCGAGGTCGAACGCAGCGGCACCGCCGACTACTTCAGCCTGGAGATCGACTTCGCCGAGCGGTTCAAGGGGTTCGCGCCGGTGCCGGTCCCGCCGGGACGTCCGGCGAAGCAGCTGCTGGTGCCCGGAACCGTCGCCTACTGGCGCTTCGAGGGCGGGGTGGACGGGAAGCCGGTGCCGGCCGACGTCGTCGTGCGCGACCAGACCGGCCACGGCAACGACCTCACGCGCGTCACCGCGCCGGGCAGTGGGCCGGACCAGCTGAAGTACTCGAGCCAGTTCTCGCCGCGGCAGCCGTCGCGGGCGAGCCTGAACTTCGACGGCGGCCGCGACCCGAGCCGCGGTGCGTACCTTCGCACCGTCGACCGGGCGCCGATGAACAAGCTGAAGTTCGAACGCGGCTACACCGTCGAGGCGTTCTTCCGGCTGCCGGCGGACTTCAAGGACGGCCACCACGGCTGGTGCGGCCTGTTCGCGCGGCAGGGCAGCGGTGCGGCGGCGGGCAAGACCGGCGACGACCCGAAGGAATCCGCCGCCACATTGTCCCTTTCGGACGGTGGGGAGCTGCAGTGGGCGGTGTACCCGCTCAACCAGGACCGGACCGCGACGAACTGGGGGCACGAGCTGGCGGTCGAGAAGTGGTGGCACGTCGCCGTGGTCAACGACGGCCGCCGCACGATCGTCTACGTCGACGGCTGCCCGGTGGTGCGGAACCCGTCGACGCCCGCGATCGGGCTCGCCGACCCGGGTGGCTCGTGGCTGGTCGGCGCCTCCTCCTACGACGGGAAGGTCGACCGGAGCTTCGCCGGGCTGCTGGGTGACGTGCGGGTGGTGGACCGGCCGCTGAACCCGCGCGAATTCATGCTGGGCTGA
- a CDS encoding Lrp/AsnC family transcriptional regulator: MGDDSRARGLDNTDRSLIALLQQDGRASFTALAKAVGLSEGAVRQRVQRLLRDDLMQIVAVTDPVNVDLTRQAMVGISVDGADPREVADKLSELPNVHYVVLCAGRYDLLAELVCRDDDHMLEVLGEEIRQIPGVSGTELFVYLKLAKQNYSWGRLTA, from the coding sequence ATGGGTGACGATTCACGTGCGCGCGGACTGGACAACACGGACAGATCGTTGATCGCCCTGCTCCAGCAGGACGGCCGCGCGTCGTTCACCGCGCTCGCGAAGGCGGTCGGGCTTTCGGAGGGAGCCGTCCGCCAACGGGTGCAGCGGCTGCTGCGCGACGACCTCATGCAGATCGTGGCGGTGACCGACCCGGTCAACGTCGATCTGACCAGACAGGCGATGGTCGGGATCAGCGTCGACGGCGCCGATCCGCGCGAGGTGGCGGACAAGCTCTCCGAACTGCCGAACGTGCACTACGTCGTGTTGTGCGCCGGGCGGTACGACCTGCTGGCCGAGCTGGTCTGCCGGGACGACGACCACATGCTCGAAGTGCTCGGCGAGGAGATCCGGCAGATCCCGGGCGTCTCCGGGACCGAGCTGTTCGTGTACCTCAAGCTGGCCAAGCAGAACTACTCCTGGGGCCGGCTCACGGCGTAG
- the helR gene encoding RNA polymerase recycling motor ATPase HelR: MSNQGYDEELRDERAYIAGLYARLDREREQARARYRTALGETGLALVDRDADVRIRAREAARLDVADNGLCFGRLDALSGERSYIGRIGLFDGENDYDPLLLDWRAPAARLFYVATAATPENMRRRRQFHSVGRSVTEFTDEMFGRPGAGERGDAALLAAVTAPRGEGMRDIVATIQAEQDEIIRLGHAGVLVVEGGPGTGKTAVALHRVAYLLYTQRERMSRSGVLVVGPSPLFLDHIGRVLPSLGESDVVFLTTGDLVPGLRVTAEDAPEVARLKGSSKMVGVLAAAVADRQRVPAEPVPVELADVTVDLDAGAAGEARLEARRSGLPHNEARAVFREHVVAILAERAVAKIGEGWLTRADRGAWADLRADVREELAEHEELDATLGALWPELTPETLLAPLYMSPRRLATAGADPALFRADGGAWTVSDVPLLDELVDLLGRDDAAERAAARRRAAEAAEYSAGVLDVLKLDREELDEDVLLSAENLLYAEDLAERFVERDPRDLAERAAADRDWTYGHVVVDEAQELSEMDWRVLMRKCPSRSFTIVGDLAQRRSAAGATSWGAMLAPYAGDRWQYRELTVNYRTPAEIMTVAGAVLARFAPAARPPESVRACGVRPWSRRVADGELRDAIDDFDRDEGGREGTAVVIGPPGVPGAVPPSATKGLEFDAVLVVEPERILAEGPRGAAELYVALTRATQRLGVLHREPLPAELSGLAETGVPARAGHRRFV, encoded by the coding sequence TTGTCAAATCAGGGGTACGACGAGGAATTGCGGGACGAGCGCGCGTACATCGCCGGGCTGTACGCGCGGCTCGACCGCGAACGCGAACAGGCGCGGGCCCGCTACCGCACCGCGCTGGGAGAAACCGGGCTCGCACTGGTGGACCGGGACGCCGACGTGCGCATCCGGGCCCGGGAGGCGGCACGGCTGGACGTCGCCGACAACGGGCTTTGCTTCGGCCGCTTGGACGCCCTTTCGGGCGAACGCAGTTACATCGGCCGGATCGGTCTCTTCGACGGCGAAAACGACTACGATCCCCTTCTCCTGGATTGGCGGGCACCGGCGGCGCGCCTGTTCTACGTCGCCACCGCGGCGACGCCGGAAAACATGCGCCGCCGTCGCCAGTTCCATTCCGTCGGCCGCTCGGTCACCGAGTTCACCGACGAGATGTTCGGCCGACCCGGCGCCGGCGAGCGCGGGGACGCGGCGCTGCTGGCGGCCGTCACCGCGCCCCGCGGCGAGGGCATGCGGGACATCGTCGCGACGATCCAGGCCGAGCAGGACGAGATCATCCGGCTCGGCCACGCGGGCGTCCTGGTGGTCGAGGGCGGCCCGGGCACCGGGAAGACCGCCGTGGCGCTGCACCGCGTCGCCTACCTGCTCTACACCCAGCGCGAGCGGATGTCGCGCAGCGGCGTGCTGGTGGTCGGGCCGAGCCCGCTGTTCCTCGACCACATCGGCCGCGTGCTGCCGTCGCTCGGCGAATCGGACGTCGTCTTCCTGACCACCGGCGACCTCGTCCCCGGCCTGCGCGTCACCGCCGAAGACGCGCCGGAAGTGGCGCGGCTCAAAGGATCTTCGAAGATGGTCGGCGTCCTCGCCGCGGCGGTCGCCGACCGGCAGCGGGTGCCGGCCGAGCCGGTGCCGGTCGAGCTGGCCGACGTCACCGTCGACCTCGACGCCGGCGCCGCGGGCGAGGCCCGGCTCGAAGCGCGCCGGTCGGGCCTGCCGCACAACGAAGCCCGCGCGGTGTTCCGCGAGCACGTCGTCGCGATCCTCGCCGAGCGCGCCGTGGCGAAGATCGGCGAAGGCTGGCTGACCCGGGCCGACCGCGGGGCGTGGGCCGACCTCCGCGCCGACGTCCGCGAAGAGCTGGCGGAGCACGAAGAGCTCGACGCCACCCTCGGCGCGCTGTGGCCGGAGCTGACGCCGGAGACGCTGCTGGCACCGCTGTACATGTCGCCGCGCCGGCTCGCGACGGCCGGCGCCGATCCCGCGTTGTTCCGCGCGGACGGCGGCGCCTGGACGGTGTCGGACGTGCCGCTGCTCGACGAGCTCGTCGACCTGCTCGGCCGCGACGACGCCGCCGAGCGGGCCGCCGCGCGCCGGCGGGCGGCCGAAGCGGCCGAGTATTCCGCCGGCGTCCTGGACGTCCTCAAGCTGGACCGCGAGGAGCTGGACGAGGACGTCCTGCTGTCGGCGGAAAACCTGCTGTACGCCGAAGACCTGGCCGAACGGTTCGTCGAGCGCGACCCGCGCGACCTCGCCGAACGCGCGGCCGCGGACCGCGACTGGACGTACGGGCACGTCGTCGTCGACGAGGCGCAGGAACTGTCCGAAATGGACTGGCGGGTGCTGATGCGGAAGTGCCCGAGCCGGTCGTTCACGATCGTCGGCGACCTCGCCCAGCGCCGGTCGGCGGCCGGGGCGACGTCGTGGGGCGCGATGCTGGCGCCGTACGCCGGCGACCGGTGGCAGTACCGGGAGCTGACCGTGAACTACCGGACCCCGGCGGAGATCATGACCGTCGCCGGCGCCGTACTGGCGCGGTTCGCGCCGGCCGCGCGACCGCCGGAATCGGTGCGCGCCTGCGGGGTCCGGCCGTGGTCCAGACGTGTTGCAGACGGCGAATTGCGGGACGCCATCGACGATTTCGACCGCGACGAGGGCGGCCGTGAAGGCACGGCCGTAGTGATCGGCCCGCCGGGCGTGCCCGGCGCGGTTCCGCCGTCGGCCACCAAGGGCCTGGAGTTCGACGCCGTCCTCGTCGTCGAGCCCGAGCGGATCCTGGCCGAGGGCCCGCGTGGCGCGGCCGAGTTGTACGTCGCGCTCACCCGCGCCACGCAGCGCCTCGGTGTGCTGCACCGGGAACCGTTGCCGGCGGAGTTGTCGGGGCTCGCCGAAACCGGGGTTCCGGCGCGGGCCGGGCACCGGCGGTTCGTGTAG
- a CDS encoding VOC family protein, whose amino-acid sequence MSGPRVFRLIQPVDDIEAGVAFYAAVLGHPGERIALNRHYFRCGDVVLACVEAPPGHREPRPRKDPRIVYLAVDDVDETFERVRAAQPRWIDDAIETQFWGERSFYADDPFGNPLCFVQEDTRYSGGPVG is encoded by the coding sequence ATGAGTGGTCCGCGGGTGTTCCGGTTGATCCAGCCCGTCGACGACATCGAAGCCGGGGTCGCGTTCTACGCCGCCGTCCTCGGCCACCCCGGCGAGCGGATCGCGCTCAACCGCCACTACTTCCGTTGCGGCGACGTCGTGCTCGCCTGCGTCGAGGCGCCGCCCGGGCACCGCGAGCCGCGCCCGCGGAAGGACCCGCGGATCGTCTACCTCGCGGTCGACGACGTCGACGAGACGTTCGAGCGCGTCCGCGCCGCTCAGCCGCGGTGGATCGACGACGCCATCGAGACGCAGTTCTGGGGCGAGCGCTCCTTCTACGCCGACGACCCGTTCGGCAACCCGCTCTGCTTCGTCCAGGAGGACACGCGCTACTCGGGCGGGCCCGTCGGCTGA